A window of the Roseovarius sp. S88 genome harbors these coding sequences:
- a CDS encoding YqaA family protein, translated as MLRRLYDWVISLADHPRALWVLAVVSFVESSVFPIPPDVLMIPMIIARPSRAWLIAGVALVSSVLGGMLGYAIGAFAYEQLGQPILEALGKGEAMDAFSDKFNDLGFWAVLTAGVTPFPYKVITIMSGWTGMPLFTFIATSILARGLRFFLVAWLLWKFGAPIRDFIERRLGLMTILFVILLFGGFYVLKFL; from the coding sequence ATGCTGCGACGTTTGTACGATTGGGTCATTTCGCTGGCCGACCACCCCCGCGCGCTTTGGGTGTTGGCGGTGGTGTCTTTTGTCGAAAGCTCGGTCTTTCCCATCCCCCCTGATGTCCTGATGATCCCGATGATCATCGCACGCCCGTCGCGCGCCTGGCTGATCGCCGGGGTTGCCTTGGTGAGCTCGGTCTTAGGTGGCATGCTTGGCTACGCAATCGGGGCCTTTGCCTATGAACAGCTTGGCCAGCCTATTCTTGAGGCTTTGGGCAAGGGCGAGGCGATGGACGCCTTTAGCGACAAATTCAATGATTTAGGCTTCTGGGCCGTGCTGACGGCGGGTGTCACGCCCTTCCCTTACAAGGTTATCACGATCATGTCCGGGTGGACCGGCATGCCGCTCTTTACCTTTATTGCCACATCAATCCTGGCGCGCGGCTTGCGGTTTTTCCTGGTCGCCTGGCTCTTGTGGAAATTCGGAGCGCCGATCCGCGACTTTATCGAACGCCGTCTTGGGTTGATGACAATCCTATTTGTCATCCTGCTTTTTGGCGGGTTTTATGTTCTGAAATTCCTATGA
- a CDS encoding disulfide bond formation protein B, with translation MTQRQLYILLAAGGSVGLLLAAFAFQHLGGMAPCKLCIWQRWPHGAAIGIGALALILPWVLLPLLGALAAFITAGIGAYHTGVEKGWWEGPSSCSSQSTEGLSAQELMDQILSAPLVRCDEVPWSLFGLSMASWNTVVALALAGLWLKAARTS, from the coding sequence ATGACACAACGTCAGCTCTATATCTTGCTGGCCGCTGGTGGATCAGTCGGGCTGCTGCTTGCAGCATTCGCGTTCCAGCATCTGGGTGGGATGGCCCCTTGCAAGCTCTGCATATGGCAGCGCTGGCCGCATGGCGCGGCGATTGGGATCGGCGCATTGGCTTTGATACTCCCATGGGTTCTGTTGCCGTTGCTGGGTGCTTTGGCGGCTTTTATCACGGCTGGTATTGGCGCTTACCATACAGGTGTCGAAAAAGGTTGGTGGGAAGGGCCATCAAGCTGTTCGTCGCAGAGCACCGAAGGTTTGTCGGCTCAGGAACTGATGGATCAGATCCTTTCTGCACCATTGGTGCGTTGCGACGAGGTGCCGTGGTCACTCTTTGGACTGTCTATGGCCAGCTGGAACACGGTTGTCGCATTAGCGCTTGCGGGTCTCTGGCTAAAGGCCGCACGCACCAGCTAG
- a CDS encoding Lrp/AsnC family transcriptional regulator — protein MDDKDRKLLSALRHDARASLSELAGLLGVSRTTVRARIDRLQARGDIIGFTVQVRGDTHRDAVRGLMMLGIEGRGADRIVRHLSGISAIRAVHSTNGRWDLIVEIGTNTLEEFDDVLSAVRRIEGVSTSETNLLLNTKKQVG, from the coding sequence ATGGACGATAAAGACCGCAAGTTACTGTCTGCGTTGCGTCACGATGCACGGGCGTCCTTGTCGGAACTGGCCGGGCTTTTGGGGGTCTCGCGGACCACAGTGCGCGCGCGCATAGACCGGTTGCAGGCCCGTGGCGACATCATCGGATTTACCGTTCAGGTGCGCGGTGACACGCATCGCGATGCGGTGCGGGGTCTGATGATGCTGGGCATTGAGGGCAGGGGCGCCGATCGAATCGTGCGTCACCTGAGCGGGATCAGTGCCATCCGCGCGGTCCATAGCACCAATGGACGCTGGGACCTGATCGTTGAGATCGGAACGAACACGCTGGAAGAGTTTGACGATGTTCTGAGCGCCGTGCGCCGGATTGAGGGTGTTTCCACGTCAGAGACCAACCTTCTGCTCAACACGAAAAAGCAGGTCGGGTAG
- the rocF gene encoding arginase, translating into MKKNSCILVGAPVDSGKKRAGCLMGPDAYRVAGLTTALEDLGLDVQDWGNVAAEPADVPASLPQHIFEPALTIGWTTALIDATERAMAEGLPVFLGGDHSLSLGTVVGAANHAAKTNRPQFVLWLDAHTDFHTPQTTASGNLHGTPLGYASGREGFDGFPEVRNPVPFGNICFLGLRSVDPDERLFLQDTDALCHDMRTIDEKGIARPLAAFLDDVARAGGALHVSLDVDFLDPTYAPAVGTTVPGGATIREAHLVMEMICDSGLMTSLDLVELNPHLDERGRTAQVMVDLAASALGRRVFDRPTGVF; encoded by the coding sequence ATGAAGAAGAACAGCTGTATTTTGGTTGGTGCCCCTGTGGACAGTGGCAAGAAACGTGCCGGGTGCCTGATGGGGCCGGATGCTTACCGCGTTGCCGGGCTTACGACAGCACTGGAGGATCTGGGCCTCGACGTCCAGGACTGGGGCAATGTCGCGGCTGAACCCGCGGACGTTCCTGCAAGCCTGCCGCAGCATATCTTTGAGCCTGCATTAACCATCGGCTGGACAACGGCCCTGATTGACGCAACCGAGCGCGCCATGGCCGAAGGCCTGCCTGTGTTCCTTGGGGGCGATCACAGCCTGTCCCTCGGTACCGTGGTCGGCGCGGCCAATCACGCCGCAAAGACCAATAGACCTCAATTTGTGCTCTGGCTCGACGCGCATACCGATTTCCACACACCGCAGACGACCGCGTCGGGCAATCTGCATGGCACGCCGCTGGGTTATGCCAGTGGTCGCGAAGGTTTTGACGGGTTTCCAGAGGTGCGCAACCCTGTGCCCTTTGGCAATATCTGCTTTCTTGGCTTGCGGTCGGTCGACCCTGATGAGCGTCTCTTTCTGCAGGACACCGACGCGCTCTGTCATGACATGCGTACGATTGACGAAAAAGGCATCGCCCGCCCACTTGCGGCCTTCCTTGATGATGTGGCCCGCGCTGGCGGGGCTTTGCATGTCTCGCTGGATGTGGATTTCCTCGATCCGACCTACGCACCCGCCGTGGGCACCACCGTACCTGGTGGGGCCACCATCCGAGAGGCGCATCTGGTGATGGAAATGATCTGTGATAGCGGCTTGATGACCTCGCTGGACCTGGTGGAGCTGAACCCGCATCTAGATGAACGCGGCCGCACGGCACAGGTCATGGTCGATCTCGCCGCCTCGGCGCTTGGCCGTCGCGTCTTTGACCGTCCAACAGGTGTGTTCTGA
- a CDS encoding ornithine cyclodeaminase, with translation MTNPIPSDKALVPFVSVDHMMKLVHHIGIEPMLIGLADYIEADFKRWELFDKTPRVASHSDVGVIELMPTSDGEAYGFKYVNGHPKNTKEGLQTVTAFGLLADVDTGYPVLLTEMTILTALRTAATSAMVAKHLAPKSADTMAMIGNGAQSEFQSLAMKALCGLKTVRLWDSDPKATEKAARNLEGLGLNVVPCASAEDSMEGAQIITTCTADKQYATILTDNMVGEGVHINAIGGDCPGKTELAPAILHRSDIFVEYPEQTRIEGEIQQLDNDHPVTEFWQVLTGKAKGRTDDRQITLFDSVGFAIEDFSALRFVRDHIQKAQAYVDLDLLADPDDPRDLFGMVQRAKPD, from the coding sequence ATGACCAATCCAATCCCCTCTGACAAAGCCCTCGTCCCCTTCGTCTCGGTCGATCACATGATGAAGCTGGTGCATCACATTGGTATTGAACCGATGCTGATCGGCCTGGCGGATTACATCGAAGCCGATTTCAAACGCTGGGAGTTGTTTGACAAAACCCCGCGCGTGGCGAGCCATTCGGATGTGGGTGTGATTGAACTCATGCCCACCTCGGATGGCGAGGCCTATGGCTTCAAGTACGTCAATGGCCACCCCAAGAACACCAAGGAAGGTCTGCAAACCGTGACGGCCTTTGGCCTCTTGGCGGATGTTGATACGGGCTATCCGGTTCTTCTGACCGAAATGACAATCCTGACGGCCCTGCGCACCGCTGCCACCTCAGCCATGGTGGCCAAACACCTCGCCCCAAAAAGCGCTGACACGATGGCCATGATCGGCAATGGCGCGCAATCGGAGTTTCAGAGCCTGGCGATGAAAGCGCTTTGCGGGCTAAAAACCGTGCGGCTTTGGGACAGTGACCCGAAAGCCACCGAGAAGGCAGCCCGCAATCTGGAAGGGTTGGGTCTGAACGTGGTGCCATGCGCCAGCGCCGAAGACAGCATGGAGGGTGCTCAGATCATCACCACCTGCACGGCGGACAAGCAATACGCCACCATACTGACTGACAACATGGTGGGCGAAGGGGTCCATATTAATGCCATCGGCGGGGACTGCCCTGGCAAGACCGAGTTGGCACCCGCAATCCTGCATCGCTCTGACATATTTGTGGAATATCCCGAACAGACCCGGATTGAGGGCGAGATACAACAGCTGGACAACGACCACCCCGTCACCGAGTTCTGGCAGGTCCTCACCGGTAAGGCAAAAGGGCGCACCGATGATCGTCAGATCACACTCTTTGACAGTGTCGGCTTTGCCATTGAGGATTTCAGTGCCCTGCGCTTTGTGCGGGATCATATTCAAAAGGCGCAAGCCTACGTCGACTTGGATTTGTTGGCAGACCCCGACGACCCGCGTGATCTCTTCGGTATGGTACAGCGGGCAAAACCGGATTGA
- a CDS encoding sulfotransferase family 2 domain-containing protein — MPFFRIDDKLHFYAHVPKCAGASVEAYLRKRFGSLAFQNSSFYRVPEHARWTRSSPQHVDSKSLELLFPSDWISSVFAVVRHPVMRLRSAYDYQKTGEKSVPEGMDINAWFLTWCESRDARPFQFDNHPRPASELVPKTATCFRMEDGLADVVPHLDTLAGNSEGARKLPHENKSRGGAQYTDAQAPLSQESLARLAEIYAEDFKRFGYVCEDVLKAAPKLSAKPKTSKPFLQRLLGGQTR, encoded by the coding sequence ATGCCGTTCTTCAGAATCGACGACAAATTGCATTTTTATGCTCACGTCCCAAAATGTGCCGGAGCCTCTGTTGAGGCCTATTTGCGAAAGAGATTTGGCAGTCTGGCGTTTCAAAACTCTTCGTTCTACCGAGTTCCAGAACATGCACGCTGGACGCGATCTTCGCCGCAGCACGTAGATTCGAAATCCCTTGAGCTATTGTTTCCAAGCGATTGGATTTCTTCTGTTTTTGCAGTCGTCCGTCATCCTGTGATGCGGCTTCGTAGTGCTTATGACTACCAGAAAACCGGTGAAAAATCTGTTCCAGAGGGCATGGACATCAACGCTTGGTTTCTCACCTGGTGCGAGAGCCGGGATGCTCGGCCTTTCCAGTTTGACAACCACCCGCGCCCGGCCAGTGAATTGGTGCCCAAAACAGCAACCTGTTTTCGCATGGAAGACGGTCTTGCGGACGTCGTGCCACATCTCGACACCCTGGCAGGCAACAGCGAAGGAGCGCGTAAGTTGCCGCATGAAAACAAGAGCAGAGGTGGCGCTCAATATACTGACGCGCAGGCACCTTTGAGCCAGGAATCCCTTGCACGGCTGGCGGAGATATACGCGGAAGATTTCAAACGTTTCGGCTATGTCTGCGAAGATGTTCTCAAGGCAGCACCGAAACTTTCCGCCAAGCCGAAGACATCCAAGCCGTTCCTGCAACGCTTGCTGGGAGGTCAAACGCGGTAG
- a CDS encoding glycosyltransferase family 2 protein: MVATPQISVCIPAYDMRGQGASFLAEAFESLLTQEFKDFEVVVADQSETEDVAQLCKAYSVRLPVTYVKNQAGMRRAAANTNFAMQHGKGRVIKILFQDDYLCDPDALGALAKAFNYTRFRWCVTGSAVTRDGQTIEHPLVPSYHDQIRFGRNTISSPSVLALDAQQRERFDENLVWLMDVDLYHRCHTSYGPPVVLPDIHVVNRLHDAQVSRSVTPAQRRAELAYMKRKAGFGGIRGARSYFLQWVRSYRV; this comes from the coding sequence ATGGTAGCAACACCACAGATCAGTGTTTGTATCCCGGCTTATGACATGCGCGGGCAGGGTGCTTCATTTCTTGCGGAGGCGTTTGAATCTCTGTTGACCCAGGAGTTTAAGGATTTCGAGGTGGTCGTCGCCGATCAATCCGAAACAGAGGATGTGGCGCAGCTGTGCAAGGCGTATTCCGTGCGCTTGCCGGTGACATATGTGAAGAACCAGGCGGGCATGCGCCGCGCTGCGGCCAACACGAATTTCGCCATGCAGCACGGCAAGGGGCGGGTGATCAAGATATTGTTTCAGGACGATTACTTGTGTGATCCCGATGCGCTTGGCGCGTTGGCCAAGGCTTTCAACTACACCCGCTTTCGGTGGTGCGTGACAGGCTCGGCCGTCACGCGCGACGGCCAGACCATCGAACACCCGCTGGTGCCCAGTTATCATGATCAAATAAGGTTTGGCCGAAACACAATCTCAAGCCCGTCCGTTCTTGCGCTTGATGCGCAGCAAAGAGAGCGCTTTGATGAAAACCTCGTTTGGCTGATGGATGTTGATCTCTACCACCGATGCCATACGAGCTATGGGCCGCCTGTGGTGCTGCCTGACATCCATGTTGTGAACCGTTTGCATGATGCGCAGGTGAGCAGGAGCGTAACCCCGGCTCAGCGCCGCGCGGAACTTGCCTACATGAAGCGAAAGGCTGGCTTTGGCGGGATACGCGGCGCGCGCAGCTATTTTCTGCAATGGGTCAGGTCCTACCGCGTTTGA
- a CDS encoding vitamin B12-dependent ribonucleotide reductase — translation MKIDRKFTKAGKDAYAEIEFIKTSSEIRNPDGTTVFKLDDVEVPASWSQVASDVIAQKYFRKAGVPTDLKKVEEEGVPEFLWRSAPAAEDTPKTGETSAKQVFDRLAGAWAYWGWKGGYFSDEKDARSYFDEMRHMLARQMAAPNSPQWFNTGLHWAYGIDGPGQGHHYVDYKTGELTKSTSAYEHPQPHACFIQSVADDLVGDGGIMDLWVREARLFKYGSGTGTNFSSLRGADEPLSGGGKSSGLMGFLKIGDRAAGAIKSGGTTRRAAKMVICDVDHPDVEDFINWKVIEEQKVASIVAGSKMHEQKLNEIFSAIRTWDGSTEDAVDPTKNESLKTAIRGAKKSAIPETYVKRVLDYARQGYDSIEFPTYDTDWDSEAYASVSGQNSNNSIRVTDAFLYAVKKDADWELTNRTDGTVAKTIKARDLWEKVGHAAWACADPGIQYHDTVNAWHTCPEDGQIRGSNPCSEYMFLDDTACNLASMNLLQFYDGEKFDAESYVHATRLWTLTLEISVMMAQFPSKEIAQLSYEFRTLGLGYANIGGLLMNMGLGYDSDEGRALCGALTAVMTGVSYATSAEIAKELGPFAGYERNKDHMLRVMRNHRNAAYGATEGYEELAVKPVPLDLANCPDNRLADLAMASWDEALKLGEKHGYRNAQATVIAPTGTIGLVMDCDTTGIEPDFALVKFKKLAGGGYFKIINQSVPAALEKLGYGSAQIEEIVAYAVGHGTIGNAPGVNHTSLTGHGFGPNELAKIDAAVGSAFDIRFVFNQWTLGEEFCQNVLGIPAEKLNDPTFDLLASLGYSKADIEAANDHVCGTMTLEGAPHLSKDHYHVFDCANPCGKKGKRFLSVNSHIDMMAAAQSFISGAISKTINMPNDATIEDCQEAYERSWQMGVKANALYRDGSKLSQPLAAALVEDDDDAAEVLESGTPQEKAQVLAEKIVEKVIVKEIVKSHREKMPERRKGYTQKATVGGHKVYLRTGEYEDGQLGEIFIDMHKEGAGFRAMMNNFAIAVSVGLQYGVPLEEFVDAFTFTKFEPAGMVQGNDSIKNATSILDYIFRELAVSYLDRTDLAHVKPEGASFDDLGRGEEEGVSNIKEMSGEAATNSLEVLKQISSTGYLRKRLPQELVVLNGGQSIGATALAGADPEVALQTLVPETAEAAVAVSASVTTTATTMDAATKAKMQGYEGDPCGECGNYTLVRNGTCMKCNTCGSTSGCS, via the coding sequence ATGAAGATTGATCGCAAATTCACCAAAGCAGGCAAAGACGCATACGCGGAAATCGAGTTTATCAAGACAAGTTCGGAGATCCGGAACCCAGATGGAACAACAGTATTCAAGCTGGATGACGTTGAAGTCCCGGCGAGCTGGAGCCAGGTGGCGAGCGATGTGATCGCGCAGAAATATTTTCGCAAGGCAGGCGTGCCCACCGATCTGAAAAAAGTGGAAGAAGAGGGCGTGCCGGAATTCCTGTGGCGCTCGGCCCCCGCAGCGGAGGATACTCCGAAAACGGGTGAAACCAGCGCCAAGCAAGTGTTTGATCGCCTTGCAGGGGCCTGGGCCTACTGGGGTTGGAAAGGCGGTTACTTTTCTGACGAGAAAGACGCGCGTTCCTATTTCGATGAGATGCGCCACATGCTGGCCCGTCAGATGGCAGCGCCCAACAGCCCGCAATGGTTCAACACGGGTCTGCATTGGGCTTATGGCATCGACGGACCGGGGCAGGGTCACCACTATGTGGATTACAAGACCGGTGAGCTGACCAAATCCACCAGTGCCTATGAACACCCACAGCCGCATGCCTGCTTTATTCAGTCTGTGGCCGACGACCTTGTGGGCGATGGTGGCATCATGGACCTTTGGGTGCGTGAGGCACGGCTCTTTAAGTACGGCTCCGGCACAGGCACCAACTTCTCGTCGCTGCGCGGCGCGGATGAGCCGCTTTCAGGTGGCGGCAAATCCTCGGGCTTGATGGGGTTCCTGAAAATTGGTGACCGGGCGGCGGGCGCGATCAAATCCGGCGGGACCACACGGCGCGCGGCCAAGATGGTGATCTGTGATGTGGATCACCCGGATGTTGAGGATTTCATCAACTGGAAAGTCATCGAAGAGCAGAAAGTGGCGTCCATCGTCGCAGGCTCGAAAATGCATGAGCAAAAGCTCAATGAGATCTTCTCGGCCATTCGTACGTGGGATGGCAGCACCGAAGACGCGGTTGATCCAACGAAGAACGAGAGCCTGAAAACAGCCATCCGCGGCGCGAAAAAGTCCGCTATTCCAGAGACATATGTCAAGCGTGTGCTCGACTATGCACGGCAGGGATATGACAGCATTGAGTTCCCAACCTACGATACGGATTGGGATAGTGAAGCATACGCCTCCGTCTCGGGGCAAAACTCCAACAACTCGATCCGGGTCACTGATGCCTTCCTTTATGCGGTCAAGAAAGACGCCGATTGGGAACTGACCAACCGGACCGACGGCACTGTGGCCAAGACCATCAAGGCGCGCGATCTTTGGGAAAAAGTCGGCCACGCGGCGTGGGCCTGTGCCGATCCGGGCATTCAGTATCACGACACGGTCAATGCCTGGCATACATGCCCCGAAGACGGGCAAATTCGCGGCTCCAACCCGTGCTCGGAATACATGTTCCTCGATGACACGGCCTGTAACCTCGCCTCTATGAACCTGCTGCAGTTCTACGATGGCGAAAAATTTGATGCCGAATCTTATGTGCACGCCACGCGCCTCTGGACCCTGACGCTCGAAATCTCGGTCATGATGGCGCAGTTCCCGTCCAAGGAAATCGCGCAACTCAGCTATGAGTTCCGCACGCTGGGCCTAGGCTATGCCAATATCGGCGGTCTCTTGATGAATATGGGTCTCGGCTATGACAGTGACGAAGGCCGCGCACTCTGTGGCGCACTGACTGCGGTCATGACCGGAGTGTCCTATGCCACATCGGCGGAGATTGCCAAGGAGCTTGGCCCGTTTGCAGGCTACGAGCGCAACAAGGATCACATGCTGCGCGTGATGCGCAACCACCGCAATGCGGCCTATGGCGCGACTGAGGGCTACGAAGAGTTGGCCGTGAAGCCGGTGCCGCTTGATCTGGCCAACTGCCCAGACAACCGTCTCGCCGACCTTGCGATGGCAAGCTGGGATGAGGCGCTGAAGCTGGGCGAAAAGCACGGCTACCGCAACGCACAAGCCACCGTGATCGCCCCCACTGGCACCATTGGTCTGGTGATGGATTGCGACACGACGGGGATTGAGCCGGACTTTGCTCTGGTGAAGTTCAAAAAGCTCGCGGGCGGCGGTTACTTCAAGATCATCAATCAGTCTGTGCCAGCGGCCCTTGAAAAACTGGGCTATGGCAGCGCGCAGATCGAAGAGATTGTGGCCTACGCGGTCGGACACGGCACCATCGGCAACGCGCCTGGGGTGAACCACACCTCGCTCACCGGCCATGGCTTTGGCCCCAATGAGCTGGCCAAGATCGACGCCGCCGTCGGCAGCGCCTTTGACATCCGCTTTGTGTTCAACCAGTGGACACTGGGCGAAGAATTCTGCCAAAACGTGCTGGGCATTCCGGCAGAAAAGCTGAACGACCCCACCTTCGATCTTCTGGCAAGTTTGGGCTACTCAAAGGCCGACATTGAGGCCGCGAATGACCATGTCTGCGGCACCATGACGCTGGAAGGCGCGCCGCATCTGAGCAAAGACCACTACCATGTGTTCGATTGTGCCAATCCCTGTGGCAAGAAGGGCAAGCGTTTCCTGTCGGTAAATTCACACATCGACATGATGGCCGCCGCGCAGTCCTTCATCTCGGGCGCGATTTCCAAGACGATCAACATGCCCAACGATGCCACCATCGAGGATTGCCAGGAAGCCTATGAGCGCAGCTGGCAGATGGGGGTGAAAGCCAACGCGCTTTACCGTGACGGCTCCAAGCTGAGTCAGCCACTGGCTGCGGCTTTGGTTGAGGATGATGATGACGCCGCCGAGGTGTTGGAATCCGGTACGCCACAGGAAAAGGCGCAGGTTTTGGCCGAGAAGATCGTCGAGAAGGTGATTGTCAAGGAAATCGTCAAATCGCACCGTGAGAAAATGCCGGAGCGGCGCAAGGGCTATACCCAAAAAGCGACCGTGGGCGGGCACAAGGTATACCTGCGTACAGGCGAGTATGAGGATGGCCAGCTTGGCGAGATCTTCATCGATATGCACAAAGAGGGTGCTGGCTTCCGCGCGATGATGAACAACTTCGCCATCGCGGTGTCGGTCGGCCTGCAATACGGCGTGCCGCTGGAGGAATTCGTCGATGCCTTCACCTTCACCAAATTCGAGCCGGCGGGCATGGTGCAGGGCAATGACAGCATCAAGAATGCCACCTCGATCCTCGACTATATCTTCCGCGAATTGGCGGTGAGCTACCTGGATCGTACCGACCTGGCCCATGTCAAACCCGAGGGCGCATCCTTTGATGACCTTGGGCGCGGCGAAGAGGAAGGTGTGAGCAATATCAAGGAGATGTCGGGCGAAGCTGCGACGAACTCTCTGGAAGTGCTCAAGCAGATCAGCTCCACCGGCTACCTGCGCAAGCGTCTGCCTCAAGAGCTTGTCGTGCTCAACGGCGGGCAATCCATCGGGGCCACAGCGCTGGCCGGAGCCGACCCCGAAGTGGCGCTGCAAACGCTGGTGCCCGAAACGGCAGAGGCCGCCGTAGCCGTCAGCGCGTCGGTCACTACGACCGCCACCACCATGGACGCGGCCACCAAGGCCAAGATGCAAGGCTACGAAGGCGATCCTTGCGGCGAATGCGGAAACTACACGCTGGTGCGCAACGGCACCTGCATGAAATGCAACACCTGCGGTTCGACGAGCGGGTGTAGCTAA
- a CDS encoding DUF192 domain-containing protein, which yields MQLRGDWGQAQFTVEVADDPSERGQGLMHRTSLPPSSGMLFVYERPDEVSFWMRNTLIPLDMIFVDDTGVVQHVHHEAVPLSEESIFGGDMIQYVLEVNGGLARAFGITQGTELRHPAIVNAKAKWPCGS from the coding sequence GTGCAACTCCGCGGGGATTGGGGGCAGGCGCAGTTTACCGTTGAAGTGGCCGACGATCCCTCCGAGCGCGGCCAGGGATTGATGCATAGAACCTCGTTGCCCCCAAGTTCAGGGATGCTGTTTGTCTATGAAAGACCTGATGAGGTCAGTTTCTGGATGCGTAACACGCTCATTCCTCTGGACATGATTTTTGTCGACGATACCGGTGTCGTACAGCATGTGCACCACGAGGCTGTTCCGCTAAGTGAAGAAAGCATTTTTGGCGGGGATATGATCCAATATGTGCTTGAGGTGAACGGCGGTTTGGCGCGCGCATTTGGAATCACTCAGGGCACAGAATTGCGGCACCCCGCTATAGTTAACGCAAAGGCGAAATGGCCCTGCGGGTCGTGA
- a CDS encoding cold-shock protein — MTDDTPATRTVHGRVKWFDPVKGFGFVLADEGGPDILLHANVLRNFGQSSVADRAGVVLEVQKTDRGEQAVEVLEIEPPEDIETSGLADLDDIDPEVIRSAPLEPARVKWFDKGKGFGFANTFGRDEDVFVHVEVLRRSGLADLQPGEALAIRVIEGKRGRMATEVCGWETAVKQSKDS, encoded by the coding sequence GTGACGGACGACACTCCAGCAACACGCACAGTTCATGGCCGGGTCAAATGGTTTGATCCCGTCAAAGGCTTTGGCTTTGTTCTAGCCGACGAAGGCGGACCGGACATATTGCTTCATGCCAATGTGCTTCGAAATTTTGGTCAAAGCTCGGTTGCGGATCGCGCGGGCGTTGTGCTGGAGGTTCAGAAAACCGACCGCGGTGAGCAGGCCGTCGAAGTTCTTGAGATCGAGCCTCCCGAGGATATTGAGACATCTGGCCTGGCCGATCTTGATGATATCGACCCTGAAGTCATTCGGTCGGCGCCGCTGGAGCCTGCGCGGGTGAAGTGGTTTGATAAAGGCAAAGGCTTTGGGTTTGCCAATACCTTCGGTCGTGACGAGGACGTGTTCGTACATGTCGAAGTGCTGCGCCGTTCAGGACTGGCGGATCTGCAACCAGGTGAAGCGCTTGCAATCCGCGTGATCGAAGGTAAGCGTGGTCGTATGGCCACGGAGGTTTGCGGATGGGAAACCGCGGTAAAGCAGTCAAAAGACTCCTAA
- the pdxH gene encoding pyridoxamine 5'-phosphate oxidase has translation MSERDGKFAGDDPFAIARAWLSEAEASEVNDPNAMALATVNETGLPNVRMVLLKDITDDAFWFYTNYGSAKGREIEASGKAAVVLHWKSLRRQIRVRGAVTREDGPEADEYYASRSLKSRLGAWASRQSEPLSSRAHLMAEVAKVTAAKGPNPDRPPFWGGFKIAPVEIEFWADGAFRLHDRFVWRRESDADSWNVERLNP, from the coding sequence ATGAGCGAGAGAGACGGAAAATTCGCCGGAGATGATCCGTTTGCAATTGCACGTGCATGGTTGTCCGAAGCGGAGGCAAGCGAGGTCAATGATCCCAATGCCATGGCACTTGCCACCGTGAATGAAACGGGATTGCCCAATGTGCGCATGGTGCTTTTGAAGGATATCACAGACGATGCGTTCTGGTTCTACACCAACTACGGAAGTGCCAAGGGGCGAGAAATAGAAGCCAGCGGCAAGGCTGCCGTGGTGCTGCACTGGAAATCCCTGCGGCGTCAGATCAGGGTGCGCGGTGCGGTGACCCGGGAAGATGGGCCGGAGGCAGATGAATACTACGCATCGCGGTCTCTCAAGAGCCGTTTGGGGGCCTGGGCGTCGCGGCAATCCGAACCGCTTTCGTCGCGCGCGCATCTTATGGCAGAGGTGGCCAAGGTTACCGCGGCAAAGGGTCCAAACCCGGATCGCCCACCTTTTTGGGGCGGATTCAAGATTGCACCGGTGGAAATTGAATTTTGGGCAGATGGCGCATTTCGTCTGCATGACCGCTTTGTGTGGCGTCGTGAGTCGGATGCGGATTCTTGGAATGTTGAGAGGCTTAATCCATGA